One genomic region from Rattus norvegicus strain BN/NHsdMcwi chromosome 10, GRCr8, whole genome shotgun sequence encodes:
- the Cby3 gene encoding protein chibby homolog 3 — protein MAGRQVGEVIQQWDQAWDSSLGTSTTSSSATGSPSSFQDIRAPDTRAPSVANLHFTLEAFECLSASQVGRLWEQVRQFWADHFSRRFSPRRPPLRHISSTSTFYLLDYRTRQAELGLSYGAPRTRLSDEAFVFRGGRWTAEGKGARARTSLPSPTTPTWKPQGQPIKSQVLLEENNYLKLQQELLMDMLTETTARMQLLEKKVATDDDPAAPARSWKRKIHKHEGAGVLIVQPRALESR, from the exons ATGG CTGGCAGACAGGTGGGTGAAGTAATCCAGCAATGGGACCAGGCCTGGGACAGCAGCTTGGGAACCTCCACCACATCTTCCAG TGCCACTGGCTCGCCTTCATCATTCCAGGACATCAGGGCTCCAGACACCCGTGCGCCCAGCGTGGCCAACCTACACTTCACCCTGGAGGCTTTTGAGTGCCTGTCCGCGAGCCAAGTGGGCCGCCTGTGGGAACAAGTGAGGCAATTCTGGGCCGACCACTTCTCTCGTCGCTTCTCGCCACGGAGACCGCCGCTGCGCCATATCTCATCCACGTCCACCTTCTACCTGCTGGACTACCGCACGCGACAGGCCGAGCTGGGGCTCAGCTACGGCGCGCCGCGCACTAGACTGAGCGACGAGGCCTTCGTGTTCCGCGGCGGCCGCTGGACCGCGGAGGGGAAaggcgcacgcgcgcgcacgtcTCTGCCTTCGCCCACTACCCCGACCTGGAAGCCACAAGGGCAGCCGATCAAGAGCCAGGTGCTGCTGGAAGAGAACAACTACCTGAAGCTGCAGCAAGAACTGCTCATGGACATGCTGACCGAGACTACGGCGCGCATGCAACTGCTGGAGAAGAAGGTGGCCACAGATGACGACCCCGCGGCCCCGGCGCGCTCCTGGAAGAGAAAGATTCACAAGCACGAGGGCGCGGGCGTACTTATAGTCCAGCCGCGCGCTCTGGAGTCGCGGTGA